One segment of Micromonospora parathelypteridis DNA contains the following:
- the moeZ gene encoding adenylyltransferase/sulfurtransferase MoeZ: MSLPPLVEPAAELTVDEIRRYSRHLIIPDVGVTGQKRLKNARVLCVGAGGLGSPALMYLAAAGVGTLGIIDFDTVDESNLQRQIIHGVSDIGRSKAESAAASIREINPLVNVEIHNTALDRENVREIFAQYDLIVDGTDNFATRYMVNDAAVLLGKPYVWGSIYRFDGQASVFWAEHGPCYRCLYPEPPPPGMVPSCAEGGVLGVLCASIGSIQVNEAIKLLTGIGEPLVGRLMVYDALEMEYRKIKVRKDPNCALCGENPTVTDLLEDYEDFCGAVSEEAQEATVDSTITALELKEWQDAGKDIFLVDVREPAEYEIVRIPGATLIPKGDIISGEALAKLPQDRQIVLHCKSGVRSAEALAALKAAGFRDAVHVQGGVLSWIKQIDPSLPAY, translated from the coding sequence GTGTCGTTGCCCCCGCTCGTCGAGCCCGCCGCCGAGCTGACCGTTGACGAGATCCGCCGCTACTCGCGCCACCTGATCATCCCGGATGTCGGAGTGACCGGGCAGAAGCGGCTGAAGAACGCCCGGGTGCTCTGTGTCGGCGCCGGTGGCCTCGGCTCGCCCGCCCTGATGTACCTCGCCGCAGCCGGGGTCGGCACGCTCGGCATCATCGACTTCGACACCGTCGACGAGTCGAACCTCCAGCGTCAGATCATCCACGGCGTGTCCGACATCGGCCGGTCCAAGGCCGAGTCCGCCGCCGCGTCGATCCGCGAGATCAACCCCCTGGTCAACGTGGAGATCCACAACACCGCGCTGGACCGGGAGAACGTCCGGGAGATCTTCGCCCAGTACGACCTGATCGTCGACGGCACCGACAACTTCGCCACCCGCTACATGGTCAACGACGCGGCGGTGCTGCTCGGCAAGCCGTACGTCTGGGGCTCGATCTACCGCTTCGACGGCCAGGCATCGGTGTTCTGGGCCGAGCACGGTCCCTGCTACCGCTGCCTCTACCCGGAGCCGCCGCCGCCCGGCATGGTCCCCTCCTGCGCCGAGGGTGGCGTGCTCGGCGTGCTCTGCGCGTCGATCGGCTCCATCCAGGTGAACGAGGCGATCAAGCTGCTGACCGGCATCGGTGAGCCGCTGGTCGGCCGCCTGATGGTCTACGACGCCCTCGAGATGGAATACCGCAAGATCAAGGTCCGCAAGGACCCGAACTGCGCGCTCTGCGGCGAGAACCCGACGGTCACCGACCTGCTGGAAGACTACGAGGACTTCTGCGGCGCGGTCTCCGAGGAGGCCCAGGAGGCGACGGTCGACTCGACCATCACCGCTCTGGAGCTGAAGGAGTGGCAGGACGCCGGCAAGGACATCTTCCTGGTCGACGTACGGGAGCCGGCCGAGTACGAGATCGTCCGCATCCCCGGCGCCACCCTGATCCCCAAGGGCGACATCATCTCCGGGGAGGCCCTCGCGAAGCTGCCGCAGGACCGGCAGATCGTGCTGCACTGCAAGTCCGGCGTCCGCTCGGCGGAGGCGCTCGCCGCCCTCAAGGCGGCCGGTTTCCGGGACGCCGTGCACGTGCAGGGCGGCGTGCTCTCCTGGATCAAGCAGATCGACCCGTCGCTGCCCGCGTACTGA
- a CDS encoding DUF3152 domain-containing protein — protein sequence MHRRRRRSLLLGLLVLAAAIVVTVNRGGEPPAETPATTQGEMGHGGGAPAHPAPTSYPSVGAGRFTAADGETPVHGTDGPLRRYRVTVERGTGQDADAFAAKVDEVLTDPRSWIASDELRVQRVADAGAADFTIYLATPVTSELMCAEGGLTTERYTSCRLPGQVIINLARWMEAVPDYGAPLDTYRTYVINHEVGHEFGEEHEACPGPGEAAPVMQQQTYGLNGCLANAWPYLDGRRYAGDIVP from the coding sequence ATGCACCGGCGACGTCGCCGCAGTCTGCTGCTCGGCCTGCTCGTGCTCGCCGCCGCCATCGTCGTGACGGTGAACCGGGGCGGCGAGCCGCCAGCCGAGACTCCTGCCACCACCCAGGGCGAGATGGGCCACGGAGGAGGGGCGCCCGCGCACCCGGCGCCCACCAGCTACCCGTCGGTCGGAGCGGGACGGTTCACTGCGGCCGACGGCGAAACACCCGTGCACGGCACGGACGGGCCGCTGCGGCGTTACCGGGTCACGGTCGAACGCGGCACCGGCCAGGACGCGGACGCGTTCGCCGCCAAGGTGGACGAGGTGCTGACCGACCCGCGCAGCTGGATCGCCTCCGACGAGCTGCGGGTGCAGCGGGTGGCCGACGCCGGGGCCGCCGACTTCACCATCTACCTCGCCACGCCGGTCACCTCCGAGCTGATGTGCGCCGAGGGTGGGCTGACCACCGAGCGCTACACCTCCTGCCGCCTGCCCGGCCAGGTCATCATCAACCTGGCCCGCTGGATGGAGGCGGTCCCCGACTACGGTGCGCCGCTGGACACCTACCGCACCTACGTGATCAACCATGAGGTGGGCCACGAGTTCGGCGAGGAGCACGAGGCCTGCCCCGGCCCGGGTGAGGCCGCTCCGGTGATGCAGCAGCAGACGTACGGCCTGAATGGCTGCCTCGCCAACGCCTGGCCATACCTCGACGGCCGTCGCTACGCGGGTGACATCGTCCCCTGA
- a CDS encoding DUF3152 domain-containing protein, with protein MPSSARRPVRRQRRFALLAQLVAVVLAVGAVVTVIAEGPGGRPGADQLAAEEVATLPPLVAAPLPPSVSPSPSDSVPSSPPPVLRVSGAVPSAGTGTFGYDARSGPVLGRAGELRRYRVAVESGSNEDAADFAQAVQTALAGPGSWVDSGRLRLQQVPGDAPRDFTVYLATARTAGRMCADGGVDIRIGGRPYTSCRAPGQVIINLDRWRLSVPHFVSAGVPLTVYRTYVVNHEVGHQLGHRHERCPGSGRPAPVMMQQTLFLNGCRVNPWPYLDGRRYAGPAL; from the coding sequence ATGCCCAGCTCAGCCCGCCGCCCTGTTCGCCGTCAGCGGCGCTTCGCCCTGCTCGCCCAACTGGTGGCGGTGGTGTTGGCGGTCGGCGCGGTGGTGACCGTGATCGCCGAAGGACCGGGTGGCCGCCCCGGCGCCGACCAGTTGGCCGCCGAGGAGGTCGCCACGCTGCCGCCGCTGGTGGCCGCGCCGTTGCCGCCGTCGGTCAGCCCGTCGCCCTCCGACTCGGTGCCGTCCAGCCCGCCCCCGGTGCTGCGGGTGTCCGGCGCGGTCCCGAGCGCCGGCACGGGGACGTTCGGCTACGACGCGCGTTCCGGCCCGGTGCTGGGTCGCGCGGGTGAGCTGCGGCGTTACCGGGTCGCGGTGGAGTCGGGCAGCAACGAGGACGCCGCAGACTTCGCGCAGGCGGTGCAGACGGCGCTCGCCGGGCCGGGTAGCTGGGTCGACAGCGGCAGGCTGCGGCTGCAGCAGGTGCCGGGGGACGCGCCCCGCGACTTCACCGTCTACCTGGCCACCGCCCGCACTGCGGGTCGGATGTGCGCCGATGGTGGGGTGGACATCCGGATCGGGGGTCGGCCGTACACGTCCTGCCGCGCGCCCGGCCAGGTGATCATCAATCTGGATCGGTGGCGGCTGTCCGTGCCGCACTTCGTCTCGGCCGGCGTGCCGCTGACGGTCTATCGGACGTACGTGGTCAACCACGAGGTGGGTCACCAGCTCGGGCACCGGCACGAGCGCTGCCCCGGTTCGGGTCGACCGGCGCCGGTGATGATGCAGCAGACGCTCTTCCTCAACGGGTGCCGGGTCAACCCGTGGCCGTACCTTGACGGGCGCCGCTACGCCGGCCCTGCCCTCTGA
- a CDS encoding alpha/beta fold hydrolase has protein sequence MKRATLWPDHLLPDDQVPPPWPGREVRLDGLVTYVRDTPATASGAEPALYVHGLGGSSQNWTDLAGLLADRLDGQAIDLPGFGRSEPGPRYTIPAFADLVVRWIEHSGRGPVHLFGNSLGGAVTVQVAGSRPDLVRTLTLISPALPFLDFRRSLQGRMLPVLAIPRGERLVARRLTQLPPEVMAEQVLEACVADLSRICAQRRAEALEEIRVRYEAEHYAAAYVRTFRGLVSSFLRAYLPGPGSLWRLAASVRAPTLVVGGRQDRLVDVRVAPQTARVIRDSRLMMLDGVGHVAQLEVPRLVARAVVGLLAETGDTVGRSDLAG, from the coding sequence ATGAAGCGTGCCACCCTCTGGCCGGACCATCTGCTCCCCGATGACCAGGTCCCGCCGCCGTGGCCAGGCCGGGAGGTTCGCCTCGACGGCCTGGTCACGTACGTGCGGGACACCCCGGCCACCGCCAGCGGCGCGGAGCCGGCGCTGTACGTGCACGGGCTGGGTGGGTCGTCGCAGAACTGGACCGACCTGGCCGGGCTGCTCGCCGACCGGCTGGACGGTCAGGCCATCGACCTGCCCGGCTTCGGCCGCAGCGAGCCGGGCCCCCGCTACACCATCCCGGCTTTCGCGGATCTGGTCGTCCGCTGGATCGAGCACTCCGGTCGGGGCCCCGTGCACCTGTTCGGCAACTCGCTGGGCGGCGCGGTCACGGTCCAGGTCGCCGGGTCCCGGCCGGACCTGGTCCGTACCCTCACGCTGATCTCCCCGGCGCTGCCGTTCCTGGATTTCCGCCGCTCCCTGCAGGGGCGGATGCTGCCGGTGCTCGCCATTCCCAGGGGTGAACGGTTGGTCGCCCGACGGCTCACCCAGCTTCCCCCGGAGGTGATGGCCGAGCAGGTGTTGGAGGCCTGCGTCGCCGACCTTAGCCGGATCTGCGCGCAGCGCCGGGCCGAGGCGCTGGAGGAGATCCGGGTGCGCTACGAGGCGGAGCACTACGCCGCCGCGTACGTCCGGACGTTCCGCGGGCTGGTCTCCAGTTTCCTGCGGGCGTACCTGCCGGGGCCGGGTTCGCTGTGGCGCCTCGCCGCGTCGGTGCGCGCACCGACCCTGGTGGTGGGCGGCCGACAGGATCGCCTGGTCGACGTGCGCGTCGCGCCGCAGACCGCCCGGGTCATCCGGGACAGCCGGTTGATGATGCTCGACGGCGTCGGTCACGTGGCGCAGCTGGAAGTTCCCCGCCTGGTCGCCCGGGCGGTGGTCGGCCTGCTCGCCGAAACGGGGGACACCGTCGGGCGGTCTGATCTGGCAGGCTGA
- a CDS encoding TetR/AcrR family transcriptional regulator has product MTAAGNGAQTAGRPTRLPRSARRKQLLAAAQEVFVAQGYHAAAMDDIAERAGVSKPVLYQHFPGKMDLYLALLDTHCDAIVAKVHDAMRGTSDNKERVGASVRAYFDFVDHESEAFRLVFESDLRNDPAVRQRVERVEQGCIAAITDTIISDTGVSRAHAELLASGLVGAAETAAQFWLAGGRQVPKAEAEALVAALSWRGIASFPLQGESA; this is encoded by the coding sequence ATGACCGCTGCGGGGAACGGTGCACAGACCGCTGGCCGGCCCACCCGCCTGCCCCGCTCCGCGCGCCGAAAGCAGCTCCTCGCTGCGGCGCAGGAGGTGTTCGTCGCGCAGGGTTACCACGCCGCCGCGATGGACGACATCGCCGAGCGGGCCGGGGTCTCGAAGCCGGTGCTCTACCAACACTTTCCCGGAAAGATGGATCTCTACCTGGCGCTGCTCGACACGCACTGTGACGCCATCGTCGCTAAGGTGCACGACGCCATGCGCGGCACCAGCGACAACAAGGAACGGGTCGGCGCCTCGGTGCGGGCGTACTTCGACTTCGTCGACCACGAGAGTGAGGCGTTCCGCCTCGTCTTCGAGTCGGATCTGCGCAACGACCCGGCGGTGCGGCAGCGGGTGGAGCGGGTCGAGCAGGGCTGCATCGCGGCGATCACCGACACCATCATCTCGGACACCGGGGTGAGCCGGGCGCACGCCGAGTTGCTCGCCTCCGGGCTGGTCGGCGCGGCGGAGACGGCCGCCCAGTTCTGGCTGGCCGGAGGCCGGCAGGTGCCGAAGGCCGAGGCCGAGGCGTTGGTGGCCGCGCTGTCCTGGCGGGGCATCGCGAGCTTCCCGCTGCAAGGTGAGTCAGCCTGA
- a CDS encoding DUF3107 domain-containing protein, with product MEVKIGVQYAPRELVLDSAQSPAEIEQIVTDAFAGNGGTLSLTDEKGRRVIVPVEKVAYVEIAEASPRSVGFTVR from the coding sequence GTGGAGGTCAAGATCGGCGTGCAGTACGCGCCGCGTGAGCTGGTACTGGACAGCGCTCAGTCGCCGGCCGAGATCGAGCAGATCGTGACCGACGCCTTCGCCGGTAACGGCGGCACGCTCTCCCTGACCGACGAGAAGGGCCGGCGGGTCATCGTTCCGGTCGAGAAGGTCGCCTACGTCGAGATCGCCGAGGCGTCGCCCCGGTCGGTCGGTTTCACCGTCCGCTGA
- a CDS encoding DEAD/DEAH box helicase yields the protein MSELTQDLMDGQELAPTAPVRPEAPTFAALGARAETVEALAAAGITRAFAIQEYAIPIALRGVDLIGQAPTGTGKTLGFGVPLLDRVFAPGEGSDGVPQALVVVPTRELGIQVAKDLAAAGRTRGVRVLPIYGGVAYEPQIDALRKGVEILVGTPGRLMDLQKQKHLRLDRVHALVLDEADRMLDLGFLDDVEKILAMLPEDRQTMLFSATMPDPIVTLSRRFLRQPMTIHAGHTAETGPSPQTQQLVYRTHSMNKVEVVARILQAEGRGLTMIFTRTKRAADRVAEDLDFRGFAVAAVHGDLGQGARERALRAFRAGKIDILVATDVAARGLDVTGVTHVINYDCPEDQDTYTHRIGRTGRAGATGVAVTFVDWDDMPRWRIIDKTLGLEMPEPPETYHTSPHLYTDLHISTEVSGTLPTAERTRAGLSAEIEEDLGGTTRSRRGDSGPRGGRRGESRGEGRGERRGRGDGRRDRSDAGTPAVAEAPVGDAAEEGTRTPRRRRRRRAGDAVAGEPTAVISTDAGPTEPAVASEGEPSKPRRRRRRRGGGSDAGTPAEATAD from the coding sequence ATGAGCGAGCTGACTCAAGATTTGATGGACGGCCAGGAACTGGCCCCCACAGCCCCGGTTCGACCGGAGGCCCCCACGTTCGCCGCACTCGGCGCCCGTGCCGAGACCGTCGAGGCATTGGCCGCGGCCGGCATCACCCGCGCCTTCGCCATCCAGGAGTACGCGATCCCGATCGCGCTGCGCGGCGTCGACCTGATCGGTCAGGCGCCCACCGGCACCGGCAAGACCCTCGGCTTCGGCGTCCCGCTGCTCGACCGGGTCTTCGCACCGGGCGAGGGCAGCGACGGCGTCCCCCAGGCACTGGTCGTCGTCCCCACCCGCGAGCTGGGCATCCAGGTCGCCAAGGATCTGGCCGCCGCTGGCCGGACGCGAGGCGTCCGGGTGCTGCCGATCTACGGCGGCGTGGCGTACGAGCCGCAGATCGACGCGCTGCGCAAGGGCGTGGAGATCCTGGTCGGCACCCCCGGCCGGCTGATGGACCTGCAGAAGCAGAAGCACCTCCGACTGGACCGGGTGCACGCACTCGTTCTCGACGAGGCCGACCGGATGCTCGACCTGGGCTTCCTCGACGACGTCGAGAAGATCCTGGCGATGCTTCCGGAAGACCGCCAGACGATGCTCTTCTCGGCCACCATGCCGGACCCGATCGTCACCCTGTCCCGGCGCTTCCTGCGTCAGCCGATGACGATCCACGCCGGGCACACCGCCGAGACCGGCCCGTCGCCGCAGACCCAGCAGCTGGTCTACCGCACCCACTCGATGAACAAGGTCGAGGTGGTGGCGCGCATCCTCCAGGCCGAGGGGCGCGGGTTGACCATGATCTTCACCCGTACCAAGCGGGCCGCCGACCGGGTCGCCGAGGACCTCGACTTCCGCGGGTTCGCGGTTGCCGCGGTGCACGGTGACCTCGGCCAGGGTGCCCGCGAGCGGGCGCTGCGGGCCTTCCGGGCCGGCAAGATCGACATTCTGGTCGCCACCGATGTGGCGGCCCGAGGGCTCGACGTCACCGGCGTCACGCACGTGATCAACTATGACTGCCCGGAAGACCAGGACACCTACACCCACCGGATCGGCCGTACCGGCCGGGCGGGCGCGACGGGTGTCGCGGTGACCTTCGTCGACTGGGACGACATGCCGCGCTGGCGGATCATCGACAAGACCCTCGGTCTGGAGATGCCCGAGCCGCCGGAGACGTACCACACGTCGCCGCACCTCTACACCGACCTGCACATCTCCACCGAGGTCAGCGGCACGCTGCCCACCGCCGAGCGCACCCGCGCCGGGCTGTCCGCCGAGATCGAAGAGGATCTGGGTGGGACGACGCGCTCCCGCCGGGGCGACAGCGGCCCTCGGGGCGGCCGACGCGGTGAGAGCCGGGGCGAAGGCCGCGGCGAGCGCCGTGGTCGGGGCGACGGCCGTCGTGACCGCTCCGACGCCGGCACGCCAGCCGTCGCCGAGGCGCCCGTCGGCGACGCCGCCGAGGAAGGCACCCGTACCCCGCGCCGTCGGCGTCGCCGCCGGGCCGGCGATGCGGTCGCGGGCGAGCCGACCGCGGTGATCTCCACCGACGCCGGTCCCACCGAGCCGGCCGTCGCGTCCGAGGGCGAGCCGTCGAAGCCGCGCCGCCGTCGGCGCCGCCGTGGTGGCGGTTCCGACGCGGGTACGCCGGCCGAGGCGACCGCGGACTGA